Proteins from a genomic interval of Yarrowia lipolytica chromosome 1E, complete sequence:
- a CDS encoding uncharacterized protein (Compare to YALI0E02860g, no similarity), with protein MPPANWPSNIVFIKENIYSNQLTSEELANIGLTPAKAKTRPTPNGSPTNKLIKIKKISDPKHPANGQFGLFANQKLPAKSHVIDYVGYVHPDRESDPSSDYDISLDSALGIGIDAQRWGCEARMINDYRGINATNNVIFDNRMVGKELRIAVFVGPKDVNKGEELCINYGKGFWKGRAG; from the coding sequence ATGCCTCCAGCCAACTGGCCCAGCAACATCGTcttcatcaaggagaacatTTACTCGAACCAACTTACCTCCGAAGAGCTAGCAAACATAGGTCTGACACCCGCCAAGGCAAAAACTCGCCCAACGCCAAATGGATCTCCAACCAACAAGCTGATTAAGATCAAAAAGATCTCCGATCCCAAGCACCCTGCTAATGGGCAGTTCGGTCTGTTTGCAAACCAGAAGTTGCCTGCAAAGTCGCATGTAATCGACTACGTTGGCTATGTACATCCAGACAGAGAAAGTGATCCCTCATCGGACTACGACATCAGTCTTGACTCTGCCCTTGGCATCGGCATTGACGCCCAGAGATGGGGGTGTGAAGCTCGTATGATCAACGACTACAGAGGGATCAATGCTACCAATAACGTCATATTTGACAATCGCATGGTAGGAAAAGAGCTGCGAATtgctgtgtttgtgggccCAAAGGATGTCAACAAGGGAGAGGAGCTATGCATCAACTACGGAAAGGGGTTCTGGAAGGGACGAGCAGGATGA
- a CDS encoding uncharacterized protein (Compare to YALI0E02882g, similar to Saccharomyces cerevisiae FIP1 (YJR093C); ancestral locus Anc_7.464, similar to DEHA0G25817g Debaryomyces hansenii and uniprot|P45976 Saccharomyces cerevisiae YJR093c FIP1 component of pre-mRNA polyadenylation factor PF I possible transmembrane segment) translates to MDDDDDFLYGTEEPAVKRARVEPEGAEDDEEPHSQTTKQQEPEDDSDSEYESDDSDIDIVIDTGAPSKLASTASAAAKKEAPAASSAAPEASDTPKEESASEERPQPAAKMPGIDIEKVGMLDGKPITEHNLEDFEDKPWRMPGADITDYFNYGFDEFTWMAYCDKQNQIRGEYNPQNMMAMMGMSMMGMPGMPGGGQMPMPGGEGMPDMFKMMQGMNPPK, encoded by the coding sequence AtggatgacgacgacgactttCTCTACGGCACCGAGGAGCCTGCGGTAAAGCGGGCCCGAGTTGAGCCCGAGGGAGCtgaggatgatgaggaaCCACACTCGCAGACCACGAAGCAACAAGAACCGGAAGATGATTCCGATTCTGAATACGAATCCGACGACTCTGACATTGATATTGTCATCGACACCGGCGCGCCCAGCAAGCTCGCTTCTACGGCATCCGCTGCTGCTAAGAAGGAGGCCCCggcagcttcttctgcgGCACCTGAGGCTTCTGATACCCCCAAAGAAGAGAGCGCGTCCGAAGAGCGGCCCCAACCTGCGGCCAAGATGCCTGGAATCGACATCGAAAAGGTCGGTATGCTGGATGGAAAGCCTATCACTGAGCACAACCTAGAGGACTTCGAGGACAAGCCATGGCGGATGCCTGGTGCCGATATCACTGATTACTTCAACTACGGCTTCGATGAGTTCACCTGGATGGCCTACTGTGACAAACAGAACCAGATCCGAGGCGAATACAACCCCCAGAATATGATGGCCATGATGGGCATGTCTATGATGGGTATGCCTGGTATGCCTGGTGGAGGTCAGATGCCCATGCCTGGTGGCGAGGGCATGCCTGACATGTTTAAAATGATGCAGGGCATGAACCCACCCAAGTAG
- a CDS encoding uncharacterized protein (Compare to YALI0E02904g, similar to Saccharomyces cerevisiae CEG1 (YGL130W); ancestral locus Anc_6.228, similar to uniprot|Q01159 Saccharomyces cerevisiae YGL130w CEG1 mRNA guanylyltransferase (mRNA capping enzyme alpha subunit)) — protein sequence MSGIVPEIPGEQAPPDAAHQLKVDVARLLQKPKLNFPGAQPVSFARKHIEEELFKRDYYVCEKSDGLRCLMYVTWENNPDTGPQQVTYLITRNNEFFFIPMVHFPSNDGKPLQDTIVDGELVLTKAEPRSLHFLMFDCLACNKILLTGRPLDKRLGYLNAAISHPLKEYLHKNPEVARDFPFSVRVKDMQFAYNVMNVFASFPHLPHITDGLIFTCRDHPYVSGTDERILKWKKQDENSVDFLMTMKFPIFEDTNGESWTDYDAKPEITLLVWTGRDGSRPYGELYLTDEEWDNLKALEEPLEERVVECIKDDKKRWRYLRFRDDKTNANYITTVEKVIDSIDDPVSEKNLLDAAPKIKELWKERNRRPRDEDRKRVGGDDHDHGAKRARQ from the coding sequence atgtCTGGAATCGTCCCCGAAATTCCAGGCGAACAAGCGCCCCCAGATGCTGCTCACCAGCTCAAGGTGGATGTTGCGCGCCTCTTGCAAAAACCCAAGCTCAACTTTCCTGGTGCTCAGCCCGTCTCATTCGCCAGAAAACACATTGAAGAGGAGCTCTTCAAGCGAGATTATTATGTGTGCGAGAAGAGTGACGGTCTTCGATGTCTCATGTACGTGACATGGGAAAATAACCCCGACACTGGCCCCCAGCAGGTCACGTATCTGATCACACGAAACAACgagttcttcttcattCCCATGGTCCACTTCCCTTCGAATGATGGTAAGCCATTGCAAGACACAATTGTCGACGGAGAGCTCGTGCTCACAAAGGCCGAACCCCGATCCCTGCATTTCCTCATGTTTGACTGTCTTGCCTGCAACAAGATTCTGCTTACAGGCCGACCTTTGGACAAGAGATTGGGGTACCTCAATGCTGCCATCTCGCATCCTCTGAAAGAGTACCTGCACAAGAACCCCGAAGTTGCCCGCGACTTTCCCTTCAGTGTGCGCGTCAAGGATATGCAGTTTGCTTACAATGTGATGAACGTCTTTGCCAGCTTCCCGCACCTTCCGCACATCACAGATGGTCTCATCTTCACCTGTAGGGACCACCCTTACGTCTCTGGAACAGACGAGCGAATTCTCAAGTGGAAAAAACAAGACGAAAACTCGGTAGACTTTCTGATGACCATGAAGTTTCCTATTTTCGAGGACACAAATGGTGAGAGTTGGACAGACTACGACGCAAAACCCGAAATCACACTCCTGGTGTGGACAGGACGGGACGGAAGCCGACCTTACGGCGAGCTGTATCTCACTGACGAGGAATGGGATAACTTGAaggcgctggaggagcctcTGGAAGAGCGGGTCGTGGAATGTATTAAGGATGATAAGAAGCGATGGAGATATCTTAGATTCCGGGATGACAAGACGAATGCCAACTACATCACAACTGTCGAGAAGGTCATTGACTCTATTGATGATCCCGTCTCAGAGAAGAATCTGTTAGATGCCGCTCCCAAAATTAAGGAGCTGTGGAAGGAACGAAATCGACGCCCACGCGACGAAGATAGAAAGCGAGTAGGAGGGGACGACCATGATCACGGTGCCAAAAGAGCTCGACAGTAA